The genomic window AGGCCGAGATAGGCTCCTGGTATCCCGAGACCTACTACGGCAAGGAAAACGTCCGCTTCAACGCGATCTTCGAGCGCATGACCCACCTCTTCCAGCGCCGCCGGGCCAAGGTCCTGCGCGCCAGGACCTCCCCCGGCCCGGTCCTGGACGTGGGCTGCGGCCGGGGGTTCCTACTGGGCTACCTGCGGGGCCTCGGCTACGAGCCGCACGGCATCGAGCTCTCCGAAACCGCGGCCTGGCACGCCAAGCGCCGCCTCGGGCTTGCCGTCGAGATTGGCGATTTCCTGGGCTCGGCCCACCCCGATGGAAGGTTCAAGGCCGTTGTTTTCTGGCACACCCTTGAGCATTTCCCGAGGCCCGCCGCGGCGCTGGCCAAGGCCGCCCGGCTTCTCGAGCCCGGTGGGCTTTTGGCCGTGGCCGTCCCCAACCGGGAAAGTCTCCAAGCCCGTCTTTTCGGAAAGAACTGGTTTCACCTGGACGTTCCGCGCCATTACACGCATTTCGCAAGCCGCTCCTTGGAGGCCCTGCTTTCCCGCCACGGCTTAAGAATAGTCAAGCTCGACCATTTCTGCTTCGAGCAGAACCCCTACGGCTGGCTCCAGAGCTTCTACAACCTGCTGGGCTTCGACTTCAATTTCCTCTACGCCCTCCTCAAGAACCGCAGCGCGCGCACCATCCGCATCCGCCGGCACCCCTTCCAGGCCCTGGGGACCTTGGCCTTATTGCCGTTGCTCCTGCCCTTGAGCCTTTTCATGACCGTGGCCGAGGCGGCCCTGCGCCGGGGCGGCACCATCGAGGTCTACGCGGTCAAGCGATGAGACGCCTGCGCTGGCCCCTCATCCTCCTGGCTTCCGTTCTTCCCCATCTCTACGGGCTCTTTTCTCCGCCCCTGGATTACCATTACCACCGCCAGGTCAACACCGCCGCCATCGCGCGCAACTACCACCGCAACGGGCTTGATTTCTTCAATCCGCAAATAGACTGGGAAGGCGATTACCGGGGCCGCGCCGCCACGGAGTTCCCCCTCTACATGTGGCTGACCGGCCTCTTGTGGGGCCTGGGCGGGATCGGCGACGTCTGGGGCAGGATACTGTCCGTCCTATTTTCCGCCTTGACCGCGATCTACTTATACGAATTCCTGAAAGGAGAGCTGGAAGAGGAGGCCGCTTTCTACGGGAGCCTCCTTTTCTGCTTCATCCCGCTCGAGGTCTACTTCGGCCGCACCATACAGCCAGAGGCCCTGGCCCTCCTGGCGAGCATGGCCGCCCTCTACCATTGGAGCCGCTATTTGAAGGAAGGTGCCGCCTCTCAATGGATAACCGCCTCGTTCTCCGCGTTTATCGCCATCTCCCACAAACTCCCCTACCTCTATATCCTGGGGCCGCTGGCGGGCCTGGCTTGGGCTCAAGGAGGGCTCAAGGCCTTCCGGCGGCCGAGCCTGTGGCTGGCCCCGGCCGCGGCGTTGGGCGCCACCGCGTTTTGGTACCGCTTCGCCAGCCGCGGCGTGTACGTGGTTCCCTCCCATCCCGGAGAATTTTGGCAAATCCTGGAATACGGGAGGCTCGCCTACTTCGTGCAGTTTCAATTCCTCTCGCGCTTCCCCGAGCTCACCGCGACCTACGGCGGGACCTTCCTCCTGTTGTTGGGAGGAAAGGAGTTGATTTTTAAGAGAAAGAAACTCTTCTTTGGAGTCTGGCTTGCCTGCCTGGCGCTATATATAGTCGCCGGAGGCGGCTACACCTTCCACCATGAATACACCTCGCTGCCCTTCGCCCTCGTCAACGCCGCGCTGATGGGCCATGGTCTCTGGCAGATCAAGCGAAAGCGGGCGTGGGCCTGGCTTTGCCTTCTCGCCCTCTCGGTCCCGGTCCACTCGGCCCTGCGCATCAAGCACTGGTACCGCGTGGGGTCTCCCTTCCTTCTGAACGCCGGGAAGACCGCCCGGGAAGTAAGCTCCCCCCAAGACTTATTCCTCTGCAATGAGAGGGCGTCCTCGGTTTATCTCTACTACCTAGACCGCAGGGGCTGGTCCTGGGACTTGCGCGAAACCGGCGAGTCGGAGATAGGCCGCGTCGAGGACAAGATCCGCAAGGGCGCCAAGTTCTTCGCCACGGCCAAGGACGGGGTTTTCGCGGACCGGGACGGGTTCTACGCGCGCTGGTTCTACGCGCGCTTCCCCGTCGTCCACGATGGAGAGGGTCTGCTGGTCTTCAAGCTACGGGATTGAGAGCCGGCCCGAGGCCGCGGTGAGTCCCGGGACTCCTAGCGCGAAGGGAGTCTCGGGGCTAGGCTCCAGAGGCAACGAGAAACTCCTCAAAAGAGGGAAGGCCGCTAAAGG from Elusimicrobiota bacterium includes these protein-coding regions:
- a CDS encoding glycosyltransferase family 39 protein encodes the protein MRRLRWPLILLASVLPHLYGLFSPPLDYHYHRQVNTAAIARNYHRNGLDFFNPQIDWEGDYRGRAATEFPLYMWLTGLLWGLGGIGDVWGRILSVLFSALTAIYLYEFLKGELEEEAAFYGSLLFCFIPLEVYFGRTIQPEALALLASMAALYHWSRYLKEGAASQWITASFSAFIAISHKLPYLYILGPLAGLAWAQGGLKAFRRPSLWLAPAAALGATAFWYRFASRGVYVVPSHPGEFWQILEYGRLAYFVQFQFLSRFPELTATYGGTFLLLLGGKELIFKRKKLFFGVWLACLALYIVAGGGYTFHHEYTSLPFALVNAALMGHGLWQIKRKRAWAWLCLLALSVPVHSALRIKHWYRVGSPFLLNAGKTAREVSSPQDLFLCNERASSVYLYYLDRRGWSWDLRETGESEIGRVEDKIRKGAKFFATAKDGVFADRDGFYARWFYARFPVVHDGEGLLVFKLRD
- a CDS encoding class I SAM-dependent methyltransferase, which codes for MTAPRCLACGSSNSSKEFDSMEPGFSIRSCSNCDLGFTWPPVPEAEIGSWYPETYYGKENVRFNAIFERMTHLFQRRRAKVLRARTSPGPVLDVGCGRGFLLGYLRGLGYEPHGIELSETAAWHAKRRLGLAVEIGDFLGSAHPDGRFKAVVFWHTLEHFPRPAAALAKAARLLEPGGLLAVAVPNRESLQARLFGKNWFHLDVPRHYTHFASRSLEALLSRHGLRIVKLDHFCFEQNPYGWLQSFYNLLGFDFNFLYALLKNRSARTIRIRRHPFQALGTLALLPLLLPLSLFMTVAEAALRRGGTIEVYAVKR